In Nymphaea colorata isolate Beijing-Zhang1983 chromosome 3, ASM883128v2, whole genome shotgun sequence, a genomic segment contains:
- the LOC116250024 gene encoding pentatricopeptide repeat-containing protein At2g29760, chloroplastic-like, with translation MHILRCFLYSSRAPPEKAGCASLFLTATFSICSVVERKARLEEAVKTVYFMESRGVSPSYATYNHLLQACMDTKSLNHGLKLHQHLISKKSIRLPLQIKVKLVKLYSVCGEINKARQLFDEIPQPDSRCWAAMINAYSKHGYPNESLKLYSDMKFKNGTQPDKFILLAVVKACSMLSDLVKAKEIHEDAERFCPSSILVKNALIDLYGKCGCMYGANLIFNKLPEKDVISWTSMIVGLVQCGHWEDALQLFSKMVLAAVQPNSVTISSVLAACSSLLDLKLGRIIHGYVIRIGIEDNVLVSGALIDMYAKCLNVLHARRLFDISPQRDVVSWNVICAAYLQSGEVEKAIQLFQEMKSLQAMTNVASWNVMISGCAQNGETVTAIELFEQMVNERVKPNHITIASILPALSSVESRRGRELHSYCFRHCFIEDTIVATAVISMYANCGSLNIGLKVFNEMLERDTISWNVVIRAYATHGYGMEALAVFQKMQKMGVRPNAGTFAGVLSACSHAGLVEEGHHFFHSMSMYHGLVPDADHYASMVDILSRAGLLNDAYLFIQNMPVKATASSWGALLGACRVYKNITLGKIAARYLFQIEPDNPGNYILLANMYIALGMWEDALNMRKLMRNRGIEKTPGCSWVQVRGQIYTFVAGDKSHVQKEKIYAYLHELNDKMKLAGYLPDTRFALADVDFEEKEEVLGYHSEKLAVAYALLNMESASTVCIFKNIRICGDCHNAMKFLSDITGVRITIRDSIRFHHFSNGFCSCQDFW, from the coding sequence ATGCATATCCTTCGTTGTTTCCTGTATTCAAGTAGAGCTCCACCTGAAAAGGCTGGTTGCGCTAGTCTTTTCTTGACAGCCACTTTCAGTATATGTTCTGTGGTAGAAAGAAAAGCCCGGCTGGAGGAAGCTGTCAAAACCGTGTATTTTATGGAGAGTAGAGGTGTATCACCAAGTTATGCTACTTACAATCACCTTCTTCAGGCATGCATGGACACGAAGTCTTTGAATCATGGCTTAAAGCTGCATCAGCACTTAATTTCCAAAAAATCCATAAGATTACCACTCCAAATCAAGGTGAAGCTTGTAAAGTTGTATTCTGTTTGTGGTGAGATTAACAAAGCCCGCCAGCTGTTTGATGAAATCCCTCAACCAGACAGTCGGTGTTGGGCTGCCATGATAAATGCCTATTCCAAGCATGGCTACCCAAACGAATCTCTAAAATTGTATTCAGATATGAAGTTTAAGAATGGAACTCAACCTGATAAGTTCATCTTGTTAGCTGTTGTAAAAGCCTGTTCCATGTTATCTGATTTGGTCAAGGCTAAGGAGATTCATGAAGATGCCGAAAGATTTTGTCCTTCATCTATTTTGGTCAAGAATGCACTTATTGATTTGTATGGAAAATGTGGATGCATGTATGGTGCAAATCTCATATTCAATAAATTGCCTGAGAAGGATGTAATTTCATGGACTTCCATGATTGTTGGCCTTGTTCAGTGTGGTCACTGGGAGGATGCCTTGCAACTCTTCTCTAAAATGGTATTGGCTGCGGTACAACCAAATTCAGTTACAATCTCTTCGGTCCTTGCTGCTTGTTCTAGTTTATTGGATTTGAAGTTGGGCAGGATTATCCATGGCTATGTTATCAGGATCGGCATTGAAGATAATGTCCTTGTAAGTGGGGCCCTCATAGACATGTATGCGAAGTGCTTGAATGTTTTGCATGCTAGGCGCTTGTTTGATATTTCTCCACAGAGGGATGTGGTATCCTGGAATGTAATTTGTGCAGCTTATCTTCAAAGTGGTGAGGTAGAGAAGGCAATTCAACTGTTCCAAGAAATGAAGTCACTGCAGGCTATGACAAATGTAGCTTCTTGGAACGTGATGATCAGTGGATGTGCTCAAAATGGTGAAACAGTGACTGCAATTGAACTGTTTGAGCAAATGGTCAATGAGCGAGTCAAGCCAAATCATATCACCATTGCCAGCATTTTACCAGCTTTGAGCAGTGTCGAATctagaagagggagagagttgcACAGCTATTGCTTCCGGCATTGTTTTATTGAAGATACCATTGTGGCTACTGCTGTGATTAGCATGTATGCAAATTGTGGGAGCTTGAACATTGGTTTGAAAGTTTTCAATGAAATGCTCGAAAGAGATACTATATCTTGGAATGTTGTAATTCGTGCATATGCTACGCATGGATATGGAATGGAAGCATTAGCTGTTTTCCAGAAGATGCAAAAAATGGGTGTAAGGCCAAATGCAGGTACTTTTGCAGGTGTTTTATCTGCTTGCAGTCATGCTGGATTGGTGGAAGAAGGCCATCATTTCTTCCACTCCATGAGTATGTATCATGGGCTTGTGCCTGATGCTGATCACTATGCTTCCATGGTTGACATACTCAGCCGTGCTGGTTTGCTTAATGATGCATATCTATTCATACAGAATATGCCTGTTAAAGCTACTGCTAGTTCTTGGGGAGCTCTACTTGGTGCCTGCAGGGTATATAAGAACATTACCTTGGGAAAAATTGCAGCGAGGTACCTATTTCAGATTGAACCAGATAATCCAGGGAATTACATACTGCTTGCAAATATGTATATTGCATTAGGAATGTGGGAAGATGCATTGAATATGAGGAAGTTAATGAGGAATAGAGGGATTGAGAAAACACCTGGTTGTAGCTGGGTTCAAGTGAGAGGCCAAATTTACACTTTTGTTGCTGGTGATAAGTCACATGTTCAGAAAGAGAAGATTTATGCATACCTACATGAACTGAATGATAAGATGAAACTAGCAGGTTATTTGCCAGACACCAGATTTGCACTGGCAGATGTggattttgaagagaaagaagaagttCTTGGTTATCATAGTGAGAAATTGGCAGTTGCCTATGCATTGCTCAATATGGAGTCAGCTTCTACCGtttgtattttcaaaaatattcgAATTTGTGGAGATTGCCATAATGCCATGAAGTTTTTGTCTGATATTACTGGGGTTCGGATCACAATCAGAGACTCAATCCGCTTTCACCACTTTAGCAATGGATTCTGTTCTTGTCAGGACTTCTGGTGA
- the LOC116250384 gene encoding plastid division protein PDV2-like, which translates to MEGDEIGMVMCRVSELRSKITGCIHKATADFEDDDGEQSAAGSEAEEEAGEEDKDSRSFERLCSGEAEGEAQSLFGIRDALDSLEEQLASLQALQHQQLYERESTLAEIDQSRKILLKKLKEYKGENLEVIQEASAFAGGTIENGGDLFLPPYPSRLTESVIYEGRYRPRHPPSNMQLAHLVGGKHEIETIMNGSHKKLNQLAPPVGEKKSQSGLKSVVGWAAKTVITIVGIVSVLSLAGFEPRIRRRNVQFKTLNLLSGVPDAGENSTPVQCPPGKVLVMEDGIPRCMVKERIEVPFKPVLKAPDVSYGFGEGRGREVAVQLAMDLLSRSTVLTAPLTSARSRTCQQRIPTSSSVPAMKLPSSSFSSFSGEKLETFRQTITCSPVTRRRAIPAGVVAFSEEQEALVVQSWGVMKKDAAELGMKFFTKIFEIAPSAKKMFSFLRDSDLPPEQNPKLKPHALSVFAMTCESAVQLRKAGKVTVRESSLKELGTTHFRYGVVDEHFDVAKFALLETIKEAVPEMWTPEMKDAWAEAYNELVSAIKAEMKPASE; encoded by the exons ATGGAGGGGGACGAGATAGGCATGGTCATGTGCAGGGTCTCGGAGCTGCGCTCCAAGATTACCGGCTGCATCCACAAGGCCACCGCCGACTTCGAAGACGACGACGGAGAACAATCAGCAGCGGGAAGTGAAGCAGAGGAAGAAGCGGGCGAAGAAGACAAGGATTCTCGCTCCTTCGAGCGACTGTGCTCGGGCGAAGCCGAGGGAGAAGCCCAGAGCCTCTTTGGCATCAGGGATGCCCTCGATTCCCTCGAAGAGCAACTCGCTTCCTTGCAG GCTCTTCAACATCAGCAGCTATATGAAAGAGAATCCACACTTGCTGAAATTGATCAGAGTCGTAAGATTTTGCTTAAGAAACTTAAGGAGTACAAGGGGGAGAATCTGGAAGTAATACAAGAGGCCTCTGCCTTTGCTGGTGGAACTATTGAGAATGGAGGTGATCTGTTTCTCCCTCCATATCCAAGCCGTCTAACTGAATCTGTGATTTATGAGGGTAGGTACCGACCACGGCATCCACCATCTAACATGCAATTGGCCCATCTTGTTGGGGGTAAGCACGAAATCGAAACCATAATGAATGGATCACACAAGAAGCTGAACCAGCTGGCGCCTCCTGTGGGTGAGAAGAAATCTCAATCTGGTCTCAAATCTGTCGTTGGGTGGGCAGCTAAAACAGTGATTACAATCGTTGGCATTGTATCTGTTCTTAGCCTTGCTGGATTTGAACCAAGGATCCGTAGGAGAAACGTGCAGTTTAAGACTCTAAATCTGCTTTCAGGAGTGCCCGATGCAGGGGAGAACAGTACGCCAGTCCAGTGTCCACCAGGCAAAGTTTTGGTGATGGAAGATGGTATTCCAAGGTGCATGGTAAAAGAACGCATTGAAGTGCCATTCAAACCAGTTCTGAAAGCACCAGATGTAAGTTATGGCTTTGGA GAAGGAAGGGGGAGAGAGGTAGCAGTACAGCTAGCCATGGATCTGTTGAGCCGAAGCACCGTCCTCACTGCTCCTCTCACCTCTGCTC GGTCTCGAACTTGCCAGCAGAGGATACCAACCTCGTCATCCGTCCCTGCTATGAAGTTGCCTTCGTcgtctttctcttctttctccgGCGAAAAATTGGAAACTTTCAGGCAAACCATCACCTGCTCGCCAGTAACAA GGAGGAGGGCTATCCCTGCAGGTGTGGTGGCATTCTCAGAGGAGCAGGAGGCTTTGGTGGTGCAGTCGTGGGGCGTCATGAAAAAGGATGCGGCCGAGCTGGGAATGAAGTTCTTTACAAA GATATTTGAGATCGCGCCATCTGCAAAGAAAATGTTCTCCTTCCTTCGAGACTCCGACCTGCCACCTGAACAGAACCCGAAGCTCAAACCCCACGCCTTATCTGTCTTTGCCATG ACTTGCGAATCCGCAGTACAACTGCGGAAAGCAGGAAAAGTAACGGTGAGGGAGTCAAGCCTCAAGGAACTTGGCACCACACACTTCCGATATGGCGTCGTTGATGAACACTTTGAT